The Amycolatopsis sp. DG1A-15b genome window below encodes:
- a CDS encoding alpha/beta fold hydrolase — translation MRRPLKLTSALFACGVLFASLTAAVPAEAAAISCSDTDLPVTGPGLPPLVPGAPAVVHGRLCLPAGAAPDTVQLLVHGGTYNSAYWDLPYEPARYSYQRDMAAHGYATFAADQLGAGRSSRPLSLPLSAWAAAESMHEVVGHLRAGRAGGVRFAKVVIVGHSVGSGIVAVEASTYHDVDGVVLTGITHLPALPVLALGAALGLQPALLDGRLGTLGSDPLYFTTKPGARAGLFYAAGDADPAVIAADEATKDQVSVPGMGTVALFGIVLPATWGITAPVFQVVGEKDALFCGVLALRDCSDAAVLRAQEAPYYADPSKLSMYVLPGAGHSVALHENANEYRNATRSWLQDRLGIAPQGYHSIGRK, via the coding sequence TTGAGACGGCCGCTCAAGCTGACGTCGGCGTTGTTCGCCTGCGGTGTCCTGTTCGCCTCGCTGACCGCGGCGGTGCCCGCGGAGGCCGCCGCGATCTCCTGCAGTGACACGGATCTGCCGGTCACCGGACCCGGTCTGCCGCCACTGGTACCGGGAGCGCCCGCGGTCGTGCACGGCCGGCTGTGCCTGCCCGCCGGGGCCGCTCCGGACACCGTCCAGCTGCTCGTGCACGGGGGGACGTACAACAGCGCGTACTGGGACCTGCCCTACGAGCCGGCACGCTATTCCTACCAGCGGGACATGGCCGCGCACGGCTACGCGACCTTCGCCGCCGACCAGCTCGGTGCGGGGCGCAGCAGCCGGCCGCTGAGCCTGCCGCTGTCGGCGTGGGCCGCGGCCGAGTCGATGCACGAGGTGGTCGGCCACCTGCGCGCCGGCCGGGCCGGCGGGGTCCGGTTCGCGAAGGTGGTCATTGTCGGGCACTCGGTCGGGTCGGGGATCGTCGCCGTCGAGGCGTCGACCTACCACGACGTCGACGGCGTGGTCCTCACCGGCATCACCCACTTGCCCGCGCTGCCCGTGCTCGCCCTCGGCGCGGCACTCGGCCTGCAGCCCGCGCTGCTCGACGGCCGGCTGGGCACCTTGGGCAGCGACCCGCTGTACTTCACGACGAAGCCGGGAGCTCGGGCCGGGCTGTTCTACGCCGCGGGCGACGCCGACCCCGCCGTGATCGCCGCCGACGAGGCGACGAAAGACCAGGTTTCGGTCCCCGGGATGGGCACGGTCGCGTTGTTCGGCATCGTGTTGCCCGCGACGTGGGGAATCACCGCACCGGTTTTCCAGGTGGTCGGTGAAAAGGACGCCCTTTTCTGCGGGGTGCTCGCGTTGCGCGACTGTTCCGACGCCGCGGTGCTGCGGGCGCAGGAAGCACCCTATTACGCCGACCCGTCGAAGCTCTCGATGTATGTGCTGCCGGGGGCGGGTCATTCCGTGGCATTGCACGAAAACGCGAACGAATACCGCAACGCCACCCGTTCTTGGCTACAGGACCGCCTGGGGATCGCTCCGCAGGGTTATCACTCGATTGGACGTAAGTGA
- a CDS encoding MFS transporter, whose translation MTGSMPRKAALAAWIGSALEYYDFFIYGTAAALVFGKVFFPASSPATGTLLALATFGVGYLARPVGAFVLGHIGDRFGRKRVLVFTLLLMGFATFCVGCLPTYASVGVLAPVLLVVLRLLQGLSAAGEQAGANSMSLEHAPEHRRAYFTSFTLSGTQAGQILATAIFLPVAALPAEQLLTWGWRVPFWGSALVVVVGFVIRRKLDETPVFERTDVAKLPVAVLFRHHWADVLRVVAAATIASVSTIFTVYALSYAVNTIGLSRTPMLWVGVLANVVALAAIPLLAGLADRVGRKPVFITGCLACGVLIFPYLWSISIGSYALLFVLGIVLFGVAYSGVNGVWPALYGEMFSARVRLSGMAIGTQIGFAVAGFAPSVVAAIGSGKQDWLGVAIFTAAVCVVAALAAATARETYRVPTARLGGAAPAAPSTVVASAVDG comes from the coding sequence GTGACCGGATCGATGCCCCGCAAGGCGGCGCTGGCCGCCTGGATCGGCAGCGCGCTCGAGTACTACGACTTCTTCATCTACGGCACCGCCGCCGCGCTCGTGTTCGGCAAGGTGTTCTTCCCCGCCTCCTCCCCCGCCACCGGCACCTTGCTGGCCCTGGCCACCTTCGGCGTCGGCTACCTCGCCCGGCCGGTCGGCGCGTTCGTCCTCGGCCACATCGGCGACCGGTTCGGCCGCAAGCGCGTCCTCGTCTTCACCCTGCTGCTCATGGGTTTCGCGACGTTCTGCGTCGGCTGCCTGCCGACGTACGCGAGCGTCGGCGTCCTCGCGCCGGTCCTGCTGGTCGTTCTCCGCCTGCTGCAAGGACTTTCCGCGGCCGGTGAGCAGGCGGGCGCGAACTCGATGTCGCTGGAACACGCCCCGGAGCACCGGCGCGCCTACTTCACCAGCTTCACCCTGAGCGGCACGCAAGCCGGGCAGATCCTGGCCACCGCGATCTTCCTGCCGGTCGCCGCGCTGCCGGCGGAGCAGCTGCTGACCTGGGGCTGGCGGGTGCCGTTCTGGGGCAGCGCGCTGGTCGTGGTAGTCGGCTTCGTGATCCGGCGCAAGCTCGACGAGACACCGGTGTTCGAACGCACCGACGTCGCGAAGCTGCCGGTCGCGGTCCTGTTCCGCCACCACTGGGCGGATGTCCTGCGGGTGGTGGCGGCGGCGACGATCGCTTCGGTGAGCACGATCTTCACCGTCTACGCGCTGAGCTACGCAGTCAACACGATCGGCCTGTCGCGCACCCCGATGCTCTGGGTCGGCGTGCTCGCGAACGTCGTCGCGCTGGCGGCGATCCCGCTGCTGGCCGGCCTCGCCGACCGCGTCGGGCGCAAACCGGTGTTCATCACCGGCTGCCTGGCCTGCGGCGTGCTGATCTTCCCGTACCTGTGGTCGATCTCGATCGGCTCGTACGCGCTGCTGTTCGTGCTCGGCATCGTGCTGTTCGGCGTGGCGTACTCCGGCGTCAACGGGGTCTGGCCGGCGCTGTACGGCGAGATGTTCAGCGCGCGGGTCCGCCTGTCCGGCATGGCGATCGGCACCCAGATCGGCTTCGCGGTGGCGGGTTTCGCCCCCAGCGTCGTGGCGGCGATCGGTTCGGGCAAGCAGGACTGGCTCGGCGTCGCGATCTTCACCGCGGCGGTGTGCGTGGTGGCGGCGCTGGCCGCGGCGACGGCCCGGGAGACCTACCGGGTGCCGACCGCCCGGCTGGGCGGCGCGGCACCCGCGGCACCGTCCACTGTGGTCGCGTCCGCTGTGGACGGTTAG
- a CDS encoding shikimate dehydrogenase, which produces MVRPPDSLRAGLNVTHPAKQAVLPHLDELSPEAAALGAVNTVVFDRGRAIGHNTDATGFARSLTRGLPDVRLDDVVLLGAGGAGAAVAHALLSLGTGRLTVHDVDGDRSARLAEALERRFGPGRAMTGDPTAIQHADGLVHATPTGMAAHPGSPVPAELLHPRLWVADIVYRPLETALLAAARARGCRVLHGGGMVVLQAAESFRLFTGAEPDPARMLRHFDALEGEAARVA; this is translated from the coding sequence ATGGTGCGGCCACCTGACTCCCTCCGCGCAGGCCTCAACGTCACCCACCCGGCCAAGCAGGCGGTCCTGCCGCACCTCGACGAGCTCTCACCCGAAGCCGCCGCGCTCGGCGCGGTCAACACCGTCGTCTTCGACCGGGGCCGCGCGATCGGCCACAACACCGACGCGACGGGGTTCGCCCGCAGCCTCACCCGCGGCCTGCCGGACGTCCGCCTGGACGACGTCGTCCTGCTCGGCGCCGGGGGAGCGGGAGCGGCGGTCGCCCACGCGCTCCTCTCGCTGGGCACCGGGCGCCTCACCGTCCACGACGTCGACGGCGACCGCAGCGCCCGGCTGGCCGAGGCGCTCGAGCGGAGGTTCGGCCCGGGCCGGGCAATGACCGGAGACCCGACCGCGATCCAGCACGCCGACGGCCTGGTGCACGCCACCCCGACCGGGATGGCCGCGCACCCCGGCTCGCCGGTCCCGGCCGAGCTGCTGCACCCGCGGCTCTGGGTCGCCGACATCGTTTACCGCCCCCTCGAGACCGCGCTGCTGGCCGCCGCCCGCGCCCGCGGCTGCCGGGTGCTGCACGGGGGCGGCATGGTCGTGCTCCAGGCCGCCGAATCGTTCCGGCTGTTCACCGGCGCCGAGCCCGACCCGGCGCGGATGCTGCGCCACTTCGACGCCCTGGAAGGAGAGGCCGCCCGTGTCGCCTGA
- a CDS encoding TetR/AcrR family transcriptional regulator, with product MAAPSPEAERQRDKERTRADILAVATREFADKGYTGARVDEIAARTSTTKRMIYYYFGGKEQLYIAVLEHAYTAIRKLEAQLDVEHLEPEDALRRLAALTFDHHEANPDFIRLVSIENIHHAEHLSQSEILAGMADPALGGITRILERGRKAGLFRTDADPLDVHMIISSFCVFRLANRHTFQAIFGRDMLDGARRQHYRTMLGDLLIEYLTAR from the coding sequence GTGGCCGCACCATCGCCGGAGGCCGAGCGCCAGCGCGACAAGGAACGGACGCGCGCCGACATCCTCGCGGTGGCCACGCGGGAGTTCGCGGACAAGGGCTACACCGGCGCCCGGGTCGACGAGATCGCCGCCCGCACCAGCACCACCAAGCGGATGATCTACTACTACTTCGGCGGCAAGGAACAGCTCTACATCGCCGTGCTGGAGCACGCGTACACCGCGATCCGGAAGCTGGAAGCCCAGCTGGACGTCGAGCACCTCGAGCCGGAGGACGCGCTGCGGCGGCTGGCCGCGCTGACCTTCGACCACCACGAGGCCAACCCGGACTTCATCCGGCTGGTCAGCATCGAGAACATCCACCACGCGGAACACCTCTCGCAGTCGGAGATCCTGGCCGGAATGGCCGACCCGGCGCTCGGCGGCATCACGCGGATCCTCGAGCGGGGGCGCAAGGCCGGCCTGTTCCGGACCGACGCCGACCCGCTCGACGTCCACATGATCATCAGCTCGTTCTGCGTGTTCCGGCTGGCGAACCGGCACACGTTCCAGGCGATCTTCGGCCGCGACATGCTGGACGGGGCCCGCCGGCAGCACTACCGCACGATGCTCGGCGACTTGCTGATCGAATACCTGACCGCGCGCTGA
- a CDS encoding diguanylate cyclase — MTAPHPRGDAPRKKPSADRAARRLGALARKWGYLISSTAYLPHTPEEIDRELTGLAGRLFAAVASDPPDLEAAASAGGRLVELRCVGADSLRRTLEVLGKGLLREPELRGVDGLAERVVLVLGALSSGYGEMMREDIQKRQEGLSRALLKVEQETRQKQVITRAQFEEVFAGSASGVALTELDGRVLRANAALAKTLNRTPAEIAAMTLFDLVHPEDVDQLQESYRELVAGRLHRLRAGRRLVGKDGEPMWATFAASVIRDAVGTPRQLLTIVDDDTEVSLLQRRLSHQALHDVLTGLPNRQFFSTRLETLLRDADPARGVTLFHLDLDGFSQINGGLGRELGDRVLRGVAAKLKTVFEAEKALVARLGGDEFGVLVQNTADTPGVVTLVRRITHELAEAEYVDGQHGVAVSAAIGVVHRPPRDSTPAELLQASDLTLRRAQRTGNQWGLFDRELDRRDRHDFGLAASMAGAWENGEVEARYRVLVSATSGSVEGVEARLRWNHPAEGVLPHEKCVRLAAETGLALPLGTWLLRTAAERLAAAGIGVPLVVELTPQQAADPELVGEIHRVLGDTGLAPDRLRPGFPAAALAAETGDAADNFKVLGEIGVRAEIHGLGDVSCLTEFRAHTVRIAANLAAKREHPLVAAPLSALIDAAHAAGASVSVAGLATPAEAAWWRDRGADLLSGPAFPDPPGDLPAC; from the coding sequence GTGACTGCTCCCCACCCCCGCGGCGACGCCCCGCGGAAGAAACCGTCCGCCGATCGCGCGGCGAGACGGCTCGGCGCACTCGCGCGCAAATGGGGCTACCTGATCAGCTCGACGGCCTACCTGCCGCACACGCCCGAGGAAATCGACCGCGAGCTGACCGGCCTGGCCGGGCGGCTGTTCGCGGCGGTGGCGAGCGATCCGCCGGACCTCGAGGCGGCCGCCAGCGCGGGCGGGCGGCTCGTCGAGCTGCGGTGCGTCGGCGCCGACAGCCTGCGCCGGACCCTGGAGGTGCTGGGCAAGGGGCTGCTGCGCGAACCGGAACTGCGCGGGGTCGACGGGCTGGCCGAGCGGGTCGTGCTGGTGCTCGGCGCCCTCAGTTCCGGTTACGGCGAGATGATGCGCGAAGACATCCAGAAGCGGCAGGAGGGCCTCAGCCGCGCACTGCTGAAGGTCGAGCAGGAGACGCGGCAGAAGCAGGTCATCACCCGCGCACAGTTCGAGGAGGTGTTCGCCGGCTCGGCCAGCGGTGTCGCGCTCACCGAGCTGGACGGCCGGGTGCTGCGGGCGAACGCGGCGCTGGCCAAGACGCTCAACCGCACGCCGGCGGAGATCGCCGCGATGACGCTGTTCGACCTGGTCCACCCCGAGGACGTCGACCAGTTGCAGGAGAGCTACCGCGAGCTGGTGGCCGGCCGGCTGCACCGGCTGCGCGCCGGCCGCCGCCTGGTCGGCAAGGACGGCGAGCCGATGTGGGCGACGTTCGCCGCGTCGGTGATCCGGGACGCGGTCGGCACGCCCCGGCAGCTGCTCACGATCGTCGACGACGACACCGAGGTGTCGCTGCTGCAGCGGCGGCTGAGTCACCAGGCCCTGCACGACGTCCTCACCGGGCTGCCGAACCGGCAGTTCTTCAGCACCCGCCTGGAAACCTTGCTGCGCGACGCGGATCCGGCGCGCGGGGTCACGCTGTTCCACCTCGACCTCGACGGCTTCTCGCAGATCAACGGCGGCCTCGGCCGGGAGCTCGGCGACCGGGTGCTGCGCGGGGTCGCGGCCAAGCTGAAGACGGTCTTCGAAGCGGAGAAGGCACTCGTGGCGCGCCTCGGCGGCGACGAATTCGGCGTGCTGGTGCAGAACACGGCGGACACCCCGGGCGTGGTGACGCTCGTCCGCCGGATCACCCACGAGCTCGCCGAGGCGGAGTACGTCGACGGGCAGCACGGGGTCGCGGTGTCGGCCGCCATCGGTGTCGTCCACCGCCCGCCGCGCGACAGCACGCCCGCGGAGCTGCTCCAGGCGTCGGACCTGACCCTGCGGCGCGCCCAGCGGACGGGCAACCAGTGGGGCCTGTTCGACCGCGAGCTGGACCGGCGCGACCGGCACGACTTCGGCCTGGCCGCATCGATGGCGGGCGCGTGGGAGAACGGCGAGGTCGAAGCCCGCTACCGCGTGCTGGTGTCGGCGACGAGCGGTTCGGTCGAAGGCGTCGAGGCGCGGTTGCGCTGGAACCACCCGGCCGAAGGCGTGCTGCCGCACGAGAAGTGTGTGCGGCTGGCCGCGGAGACCGGCCTGGCGCTGCCGCTGGGCACCTGGCTGCTGCGCACCGCGGCCGAGCGGCTGGCGGCGGCCGGGATCGGCGTGCCGCTGGTCGTCGAGCTGACGCCGCAGCAGGCGGCGGATCCGGAGCTGGTCGGTGAAATCCACCGCGTGCTGGGCGACACCGGCCTGGCGCCGGACCGGCTGCGCCCCGGGTTCCCGGCCGCGGCCCTGGCCGCGGAGACCGGGGACGCGGCGGACAACTTCAAGGTGCTGGGCGAAATCGGGGTCCGGGCGGAGATCCACGGCCTCGGTGACGTCTCGTGCCTGACGGAGTTCCGGGCGCACACGGTCCGGATCGCGGCGAACCTGGCCGCCAAGCGCGAACACCCGCTGGTGGCCGCGCCGCTGTCGGCGCTGATCGACGCGGCGCACGCGGCCGGGGCGTCGGTGTCGGTCGCCGGCCTCGCGACCCCGGCCGAAGCCGCGTGGTGGCGGGACCGGGGTGCCGACCTGCTGTCGGGCCCGGCGTTCCCCGATCCGCCGGGCGACCTGCCCGCCTGCTGA
- a CDS encoding (Fe-S)-binding protein: protein MLVRLILGLLMTVVGLAVAGKRVAFLYRLIKAGQPDAKRSDDLGARVFAQVREVFGQRKLLKWSVPGLAHFFTFWGFVILASVYLEAYGALFDEKFAIPWIGHWAVLGFLQDFIAVAVAVSLGVFAVIRIRNAPERKDRASRFYGSHTGGAWLILAMIFNVVWTMFFFRGASSASGNFPYDSGAYVSLGVGNLLEPLGHSTTEVLETVGLLLHIGVMLVFLSIVLYSKHLHIFVAPINVSAKRLPDALGPLLPMESAGKPIDFEDPGEDDTFGRGKIGDFTWKGMLDFATCTECGRCQSQCPAWNTGKPLSPKLVIMNLRDNLFEEAPYILAGTEHEGARPLVGPEDDGGVIDPDVLWSCTTCGACVEQCPVDIEHVDHIVDMRRYQVMIESAFPTELGGLFKNLETKGNPWGQNNAERLAWTKDLGFDVPVFDGELAEDVEYVYWVGCAGAFDDQARKTVRATAELLHIAGVKYVVLGKEESCTGDPARRAGNEFLFQMMAQQTAETLNAVFEGREPRLRKIVTTCPHCLNTLGREYPDLDGHYEVVHHTQLLNRLVRGGQLTPVKPVEDGPKVTYHDPCYLGRHNKVYTPPRELVGATGAELAEMPRHADRALCCGAGGARMWMEEQIGKRINLERVDEAIATDAETIVTGCPFCRVMLTDGLVQRQSEQKAENVDVRDVAQLLLERVKAADTSAPTV from the coding sequence GTGCTCGTTCGTCTCATCCTCGGCCTGCTCATGACCGTCGTCGGCCTCGCCGTCGCCGGCAAGCGGGTGGCCTTCCTGTACCGGCTGATCAAGGCGGGCCAGCCCGACGCCAAGCGGTCGGACGACCTCGGCGCCCGCGTCTTCGCGCAGGTGCGCGAGGTGTTCGGCCAGCGCAAGCTGCTGAAGTGGTCGGTGCCCGGCCTGGCGCACTTCTTCACGTTCTGGGGCTTCGTGATCCTCGCTTCGGTGTACCTCGAGGCGTACGGCGCGTTGTTCGACGAGAAGTTCGCCATCCCGTGGATCGGCCACTGGGCGGTGCTCGGCTTCCTCCAGGACTTCATCGCCGTCGCCGTGGCCGTTTCGCTCGGCGTCTTCGCCGTGATCCGGATCCGGAACGCCCCCGAGCGCAAGGATCGCGCGTCGCGGTTCTACGGCTCGCACACCGGCGGCGCGTGGCTGATCCTCGCCATGATCTTCAACGTCGTCTGGACGATGTTCTTCTTCCGCGGCGCCTCTTCGGCGTCCGGCAACTTCCCCTACGACTCCGGCGCGTACGTCTCGCTCGGCGTCGGGAACCTCCTGGAACCGCTCGGGCACTCGACGACCGAGGTGCTGGAGACGGTCGGCCTGCTCCTGCACATCGGCGTCATGCTGGTGTTCCTGTCGATCGTGCTCTACTCCAAGCACCTGCACATCTTCGTGGCGCCGATCAACGTCTCGGCGAAGCGCCTGCCGGACGCGCTCGGACCGCTGCTGCCGATGGAGTCCGCGGGCAAGCCGATCGACTTCGAGGACCCGGGCGAGGACGACACGTTCGGCCGCGGCAAGATCGGCGACTTCACGTGGAAGGGCATGCTCGACTTCGCCACGTGCACCGAGTGCGGCCGCTGCCAGTCGCAGTGCCCGGCGTGGAACACCGGGAAGCCGTTGTCACCCAAGCTCGTCATCATGAACCTGCGTGACAACCTGTTCGAGGAAGCGCCCTACATCCTCGCGGGCACCGAGCACGAGGGCGCGCGCCCGCTGGTCGGGCCGGAGGACGACGGCGGCGTCATCGATCCCGACGTGCTCTGGTCGTGCACCACGTGCGGCGCGTGCGTCGAGCAGTGCCCGGTGGACATCGAGCACGTCGACCACATCGTCGACATGCGCCGCTACCAGGTGATGATCGAGTCGGCGTTCCCGACCGAGCTGGGCGGCCTCTTCAAGAACCTGGAGACCAAGGGCAACCCGTGGGGCCAGAACAACGCCGAGCGCCTCGCCTGGACCAAGGACCTGGGCTTCGACGTCCCGGTGTTCGACGGCGAGCTGGCCGAGGACGTCGAGTACGTCTACTGGGTCGGCTGCGCCGGCGCGTTCGACGACCAGGCCCGCAAGACCGTCCGCGCGACGGCCGAGCTCCTGCACATCGCCGGGGTCAAGTACGTGGTGCTGGGCAAGGAGGAATCCTGCACCGGTGACCCGGCGCGCCGGGCGGGCAACGAGTTCCTCTTCCAGATGATGGCGCAGCAGACGGCGGAGACGTTGAACGCGGTGTTCGAGGGCCGCGAGCCGCGGCTGCGCAAGATCGTCACGACCTGCCCGCACTGCCTCAACACCCTCGGCCGCGAGTACCCGGACCTGGACGGCCACTACGAGGTGGTCCACCACACGCAGCTGCTCAACCGCCTGGTCCGCGGCGGGCAGCTGACCCCGGTCAAGCCGGTCGAGGACGGCCCGAAGGTCACCTACCACGACCCCTGCTACCTCGGACGCCACAACAAGGTCTACACACCACCGCGCGAGCTGGTCGGCGCGACGGGCGCCGAGCTGGCCGAGATGCCCCGCCACGCGGACCGCGCCCTCTGCTGCGGCGCCGGCGGCGCCCGCATGTGGATGGAGGAGCAGATCGGCAAGCGCATCAACCTGGAGCGGGTCGACGAGGCGATCGCCACGGACGCGGAGACGATCGTGACGGGCTGCCCGTTCTGCCGCGTGATGCTGACGGACGGCCTGGTCCAGCGCCAGAGTGAGCAGAAGGCGGAGAACGTCGACGTGCGCGACGTCGCCCAGCTGCTGCTGGAACGGGTGAAGGCCGCGGACACCTCGGCCCCGACGGTCTGA
- a CDS encoding FHA domain-containing protein, whose translation MAGARIETLGGAGARLAVRRGSWLVGRGPDADLRLRSEQVSLRHAWVRQDARGTWVADAGSRNGTWVNGRRLAPRQDHPLRNGDRLEFGPVAAVYSDGEGGTQQTRNWQRPPSGGVSFGDVSAGTINNAGRDVNHSYDNRQHHNYELTTPEGEALSLMATGKGLGRPIMFLGTLMSLVGFGLFGSGIIRFIKAGSDAMAADSFAAPPSPLGPEVFGGVPLGAVGFALFALGGVVSSIGLVMAKAARERRRNGRR comes from the coding sequence ATGGCCGGGGCGAGGATCGAGACGCTCGGCGGGGCCGGCGCGCGCCTGGCGGTGCGCCGGGGCTCGTGGCTGGTGGGGCGCGGGCCGGACGCGGACCTGCGGCTGCGCTCCGAGCAGGTTTCGCTGCGGCACGCCTGGGTCCGCCAGGACGCGCGCGGCACCTGGGTGGCCGACGCCGGGTCGCGCAACGGCACCTGGGTCAACGGGCGGCGGCTGGCGCCTCGGCAGGACCACCCGCTCCGCAACGGTGACCGGCTCGAGTTCGGCCCGGTCGCCGCGGTCTACTCCGACGGTGAGGGCGGCACGCAGCAAACCCGGAACTGGCAGCGTCCTCCGTCCGGCGGCGTCTCCTTCGGCGATGTTTCGGCCGGGACGATCAACAACGCCGGGCGCGACGTCAACCACAGCTACGACAACCGCCAGCACCACAACTACGAGCTCACCACGCCGGAAGGCGAGGCGCTCTCCCTCATGGCGACCGGGAAGGGGCTCGGCCGGCCGATCATGTTCCTCGGGACGCTCATGAGCCTCGTCGGGTTCGGGCTGTTCGGGTCGGGGATCATCCGGTTCATCAAGGCGGGCTCGGACGCGATGGCGGCGGATTCGTTCGCCGCTCCGCCGTCGCCGCTCGGCCCGGAGGTCTTCGGCGGGGTGCCGCTGGGCGCGGTCGGCTTCGCGCTGTTCGCGCTGGGCGGCGTGGTGTCGTCGATCGGGCTGGTCATGGCCAAGGCGGCGCGCGAGCGGCGCCGGAACGGGAGGCGCTAG
- a CDS encoding sugar ABC transporter substrate-binding protein, with product MKRWLKLAAGAAALTLATAGCAGSSGSDTAASPSGNAPLSGTVTVWLMTGSAPATLTDALNKEFEAAHPGVKVKYEVQQWDGIQQKLTTALAGGAPPDVIEIGNTQTAAFAAQDGVLTDLTADKDSFNGSQWLKGLADSGSYDGKTYGVPFYAANREVIYRKDMFEQAGIAKPPASNDEWVDAIGKLKAKFGSDPDFQALYMPGQNWYALLSFIWDNGGDIAKADGKNYKATLDTPEAKAGLDFYKKLVDTSGTKAPKDADEAKPQQATVYGAGKVAMMIGLPWELATAAKTDASLTGKTGAFAIPSKNAGQSAPVFLGGSNLAIPANSKNVAAAKEYIKLLAGPKYQSQLAAAGVVPGTSTDLTGLDKDPLGSVMAKASANGKAVPASPKWGDVESGQNPVKDMLTAYLTGKKTLDQATADANAALNKLIGG from the coding sequence GTGAAACGCTGGCTCAAGCTGGCGGCGGGCGCCGCCGCACTCACGCTCGCGACCGCAGGCTGCGCGGGCTCCAGCGGCTCGGACACCGCGGCCTCGCCGAGCGGCAACGCACCGCTGAGCGGGACCGTCACGGTCTGGCTGATGACCGGCTCCGCGCCGGCCACCCTGACCGACGCGCTCAACAAGGAGTTCGAGGCCGCGCACCCCGGGGTCAAGGTCAAGTACGAAGTCCAGCAGTGGGACGGCATCCAGCAGAAGCTGACCACCGCGCTGGCCGGCGGCGCGCCGCCGGACGTCATCGAGATCGGCAACACGCAGACCGCCGCGTTCGCCGCGCAGGACGGCGTGCTGACCGACCTGACCGCCGACAAGGACAGCTTCAACGGCTCGCAGTGGCTCAAGGGTCTCGCCGACTCCGGCAGCTACGACGGCAAGACCTACGGCGTCCCGTTCTACGCGGCCAACCGTGAGGTCATCTACCGCAAGGACATGTTCGAGCAGGCGGGCATCGCCAAGCCGCCGGCGTCGAACGACGAGTGGGTCGACGCGATCGGCAAGCTGAAGGCCAAGTTCGGCTCCGACCCCGACTTCCAGGCGCTCTACATGCCGGGCCAGAACTGGTACGCGCTGCTGTCGTTCATCTGGGACAACGGCGGGGACATCGCCAAGGCCGACGGCAAGAACTACAAGGCCACCCTGGACACCCCCGAGGCCAAGGCCGGCCTCGACTTCTACAAGAAGCTCGTCGACACCTCCGGCACCAAGGCGCCGAAGGACGCCGACGAGGCCAAGCCGCAGCAGGCGACCGTCTACGGCGCCGGCAAGGTGGCCATGATGATCGGCCTCCCGTGGGAGCTGGCGACCGCGGCCAAGACCGACGCGAGCCTCACCGGCAAGACCGGCGCCTTCGCCATCCCGAGCAAGAACGCCGGCCAGAGCGCCCCGGTCTTCCTCGGTGGCTCCAACCTGGCCATCCCGGCCAACAGCAAGAACGTGGCCGCGGCCAAGGAGTACATCAAGCTGCTGGCCGGCCCGAAGTACCAGAGCCAGCTCGCCGCGGCCGGCGTCGTGCCCGGCACGTCGACCGACCTCACCGGTCTGGACAAGGACCCGCTGGGCAGCGTGATGGCCAAGGCTTCGGCCAACGGCAAGGCCGTGCCGGCCAGCCCGAAGTGGGGTGACGTGGAGTCCGGCCAGAACCCGGTCAAGGACATGCTGACCGCGTACCTGACCGGCAAGAAGACGCTCGACCAGGCGACCGCCGACGCCAACGCCGCGCTGAACAAGCTCATCGGCGGATGA
- a CDS encoding nitroreductase family protein, producing MTYSPVPYRPARLPDDEAVARTASLRQRMEARRSVRMFSPDPVPERAVLDAIAVASTAPSGAHQQPWTFVLVTDPAVRRRIREAAEAEERISYEGRLGDEWLAALRPLGTDAEKPHLTNAPYLIVVFQQRFALDDDGGVRKHYYVDESVGIAVGMLLTALQVAGLAALTHTPSPMRFLGELLGRPRNEKAFAVIPVGYPADDCVVPDLRRKPLDEVLVRI from the coding sequence ATGACCTATTCACCGGTCCCCTACCGGCCCGCCCGGCTGCCCGACGACGAAGCCGTCGCCCGGACCGCCTCGCTGCGCCAGCGGATGGAAGCCCGGCGTTCGGTGCGGATGTTCTCCCCCGACCCGGTGCCCGAACGCGCGGTGCTCGACGCGATCGCGGTCGCCTCGACCGCGCCCAGCGGGGCGCACCAGCAGCCGTGGACGTTCGTCCTCGTCACGGATCCGGCGGTGCGCCGCCGGATCCGCGAAGCCGCCGAGGCCGAGGAACGGATTTCCTACGAAGGCCGCCTCGGCGACGAATGGCTCGCCGCGCTCCGGCCGCTCGGGACCGACGCGGAGAAGCCGCACCTGACGAACGCGCCGTACCTGATCGTCGTGTTCCAGCAGCGGTTCGCCCTCGACGACGACGGCGGCGTCCGCAAGCACTACTACGTCGACGAGTCGGTCGGCATCGCGGTCGGCATGCTGCTCACGGCGTTGCAGGTCGCGGGACTCGCGGCGCTGACGCACACGCCGTCACCGATGCGGTTCCTCGGGGAGCTGCTGGGCCGCCCCCGCAACGAAAAGGCATTCGCGGTGATCCCGGTCGGCTACCCGGCCGACGACTGCGTCGTGCCGGACCTGCGGCGCAAGCCCCTCGACGAGGTGCTCGTGCGGATCTGA